DNA from Elephas maximus indicus isolate mEleMax1 chromosome 18, mEleMax1 primary haplotype, whole genome shotgun sequence:
gcgTTTGGGTTTGGGCCCTACCCATATCTTATATTTGCGCAGTGTCGCTCCCGCCCGCCTCCTCCGAATCTCTCAGCCTCCGCTGAGAAGCGAAGCCGGGACGAGGCCTACAGCAGCCGGCCCGGACGCCCTCCCTTCTGGCCAGCAGCCGACTTGATCCGCTGGAGGACTGGGAAGTGCAGTCCCCAGCTAGGGGTGGACATGCCCTCAGGCCTGGGTAAGGGGATCCTGTGTGGGCCCGGCTTAGTGACCACACCCTAGAAACCGGGCTCCAAACAGGGAAATCTTCTCCACCCCCAAGTTGCCACGGGCCTTCCTCCAGTGGCCACCAAAGAAGTGCCAAGAGGGCCCTGGGCCATTGTGCCCACACCACACACTCTTTTCCGGGGAGCACGTTTTCGGGCCAGCCCGCCAGCCCAGAGACAGCCCCACGGTCTGTCCTCTCCCTTGACCCGGAGAGCCAAGCTTTTTCATTTCTACCCAGAACCTTCCCTAAGAGCCACGTCCTAGATTTGCATTACAATTTTGGGTTGTGAAGAATCCAGTGGCTTCGAAAAGACTGTGGCCGCCCGGGGCAGAGGAGAAAACCGCAGCGCGTCCCTAGGACACTTGCCTCGCTGCCGGGTTCCCTGCGCCCGACCCTTTGCGGTGCAAGGCTGGGGAGGGTGCAGCGCGGGGAAGAGAGCGCAGGGTGGGGGGATCCAGCACCCCACTCTCCCGTAGCTCTTCGCGGGCAGCCCTTCGGGATGGAGCCCCACGTGGCTGGGCCGCAGCTGAAGCCGAGAGAGCTCTCAGGGCTGTCAGGGCGGGATGGGAGCCCGGGACCGCCTGGGAGGAGAGAGGCAAGAAAAACAGggcagggaggtggcctgagcgCCAGGAACCTCGCGGCAGGCACTGCCCTGGCCCCGAAGGCCCTAAATTCCGCGTGCGGGGAAGGAAAGTTTCACTTCCAATTAAAACTTAATCCTCACCCGAAGGAAAGTGGGTTCTGAATTAGACgtaggaaaagaaaaacacagaaaagcaagTTGTCAGAAGAGAGCTCAGAACGTGTTTTAAAGAGAATGGGTGGATGGCAAAGAGACAAAttacccccttttttttctcAGGAGAAACCCAGTGAAATGGTCCCCAAATCCGGTAGCAAGGGATCGCGTCCTGCACCCACTTCGCGAGGCAGCCTCAAGCCTCGGCCAGCGAAGTACCAGGCTCCACgagccacctcccccacccctcccccacaccaATGGAAAACGCCCGGCTTGcttcacattttatttaaaatctcaACACTCGATCATTTATTTCGTTTTTGCAACCAAACaagtaataaatattatttagcactttttttccctttttttacaaaaataaaacagatgatACACTCTCTGCAAGGGGCAGCCATCAAGGAGGGGTGTTGCCCTGCGGACGCTATGAAGCCGAGATTGCAAGGCAAGCAGCGCGCGGGCAGTTTGCGCTGACCCAGGAAGCACGTGGCGAGTTGGCCATTTGTGTtaaatttggcaaaaaaaaaaaaaagagagagagaaagaaaccaaTATAGAGGAAACCCAGCTTAAATTCCGGTGGGGCTCAGTCACGTGAGCAAACGATTTAGCAGCGCGCACTTACCTCCTGACTGATACTGTATTCACCCatccaagaaagaaagaaaaaacacaactGAAACCCCCAAATAACCCATGCTACATTCACTTCAACAGCATTTTAGTTCTGACAAACTCCCAAGTACCAAAATGACCGCCCCCAATCGGGTAAGAAACCAAATCACTTTGTGCTCTGataggggaggggggaaggaagaaGACAGTTTGTTTTAAAATCATAACTAAAAAATACTCGCCCCCAAAGTCTGCAGTTTTGTGTTAGCCCATTCCACAAGTGTTTCTATTCTGGCCGCCTATAAGCTTGCTTGTACTTTTGAAAAAGGAACGACAGATTTATTAGAAAACCACAAACCACCAAACCAACAGGAGCGACAGGGCGGAGCGGCCAGGTTCTCGGACGGTTGTGGGTTTTCCCTGCCGTGGAGACTGGACAGGGCCGTAAGTGCATGTGGTACCCAAGGCCACCACCAACTAACTGCTTGCCCCGCCCCGGGCCAGGGACGAGCCTCGAGAGAAGGCCGCGGCGGTTGCTCCGGGATGCGGCTCTCCAGTCCCCACTGCCAAGAAAGGAGGAAGGCGAGGACGGAGGGGAAGTCCCCGACGCCTCCCTGTAACGAAGTGCTGCCCCGGCCGGCCTAGGCAGCCGGCCGTGTTCCCGGGCAAATCAAAGTTTTTAGAATGTTTTTCTGGAGAGGTGAGGTGGAGGGAGGGATGCACACAGCGGTGCCTTTTTATAAAGTGTGTCTACCTGACCAGCTCTGTTTAAAGCCCAGAGGACTAACTAACAAGTCTGGGGGAGAATGCcctctcactccctactcctcAGTGCGCGGCCGCATTGCTTCGAGTCCCTGGCTCTGGAGTCCCCACCAGCGCCCCCCACCCGGCCCTTGGTCCTGCGCTGCCTCCTTGGAATAGAGCTCCCTGGTCCAGCTCAGGCCAGTCCTTGCTTCCGCGCAGCCTCCGCCCCCGCTTGCCAGAACTCACTGGCGCGGGCCGGCTCACTTGGCGTCGGAGGTGAGGCGCGGCAGGCTGCCCGCGCCCATGGCCGACACGTGATGGTGCGGCGGTGGCACCTGGCACATGCTGCAGGGGCAGGGCATGCCGCCCCAGTGCTGGAAGCTGCTGCTGCCCCCGCTGCCGCCGCCCCCGGCCCCCAGAGGGGCCGCCGCGGCCGCCGACGGAGACTTGAGCAGGCCATGAGGGGGACGGATGGAGCCAACCGATGACAGCCCCGAGCCGGGCAGGGAGGCGCTGGACACCGCCGCAGCTGCGGCGGCGGCTGCAGCGGCGGCTGCCGGTGGCAGGATGGGGTGGTGCACCGCTGGGTGGTGCGCGGCGTGCGCGGCCGCCGGGTGCGCCGTGGCGGCGGGCAGGGGCGCAGAGTGCGCCAGGCCCCCGCAGGCCGACGGGTGGAAGCCGGCGTGGTGGCCGCCGTAGATCTCGCTCACCAGCCGCTTCATCTCCTCCAGCGAGTTGGTGAGCATGAGGATGTAATTGCGTGCCAGCAGCAGGGTGGCGATCTTGGAGAGCTTGCGCACCGACGGGCCGTGCGCGTAGGGCATGACCTCGCGCAGCCCGTCCATGGCGATGTTGAGGTCGTGCATGCGCTTGCGCTCGCGGCTGTTGATCTTGAGGCGCAGCTGCTGCAGCTCGGGTTCCGTCATCTGCTTCTTGTCCTTCTTGGTGGACGATGCGGCCGCCGACGATGTGGACGAGGAGGTGCTGgacgaggaggacttgaagccaCCGCCGCCCAGCTTGTCCCCGGCGTGCGCACCCGCCGCGCCCATGGCGCCGCGCAGCTCGGTGCTCAGCTCAGGCGGACAGTCGCTTGGTGTAGAGGAGGACACGGTGCCCCCCGAGAAGCCGCTGCCGCCGCTGCCCTTGCTCCGAGCCGGCAGGAAAAGGTCATCGGGCTCTGGCGACGACGGGCGGCTAGACACCAAGCTGGCGTCAGAGTCCATGGCCCCAGGCGGTAGGCTCAGCTGCTGCAGGGTCCTCCCTCCCTCGGTCTGCGGAGCTTCCACGCACGCCTCCTACGGAGAGGAGGGGAAACGAGAgccaaagagagagaaacagagacagagagagacactgAGTCCGTGCGAGAGAAATCCCGCTGCTCCCGCCTGCATCGCAGCGCCACATCCAGGCGCGGGTGGCGGGCCGCACCACGTCCACCTCGCTGCTATCTCTGGCCTTCCAGCTAGCC
Protein-coding regions in this window:
- the OLIG2 gene encoding oligodendrocyte transcription factor 2, which produces MDSDASLVSSRPSSPEPDDLFLPARSKGSGGSGFSGGTVSSSTPSDCPPELSTELRGAMGAAGAHAGDKLGGGGFKSSSSSTSSSTSSAAASSTKKDKKQMTEPELQQLRLKINSRERKRMHDLNIAMDGLREVMPYAHGPSVRKLSKIATLLLARNYILMLTNSLEEMKRLVSEIYGGHHAGFHPSACGGLAHSAPLPAATAHPAAAHAAHHPAVHHPILPPAAAAAAAAAAAAVSSASLPGSGLSSVGSIRPPHGLLKSPSAAAAAPLGAGGGGSGGSSSFQHWGGMPCPCSMCQVPPPHHHVSAMGAGSLPRLTSDAK